From the genome of Gemmatimonadota bacterium, one region includes:
- a CDS encoding aspartate kinase translates to MKKIVCKFGGSSVADAAQVEKVVSIVRSDERRCLVVPSAPGKRSDDDTKITDLLYLCHELARQNVDFSEPFNKISTRYLDLSKALSVSIDMEGLLAEVESRIADGAGRDYVASRGEYLCGRILADVLGAAFVDPAEAILFRTDGRLDSDSYRRLRSHLLDERLYVIPGFYGADAKGEIVTFSRGGSDITGAIVARAVGAGVYENWTDVSGLLMADPRLVPNPLPVEEITYREMRELAYMGADVLHDEAMFPVRTAEIPIHIRNTNRPEDAGTLILPGRELTERMIAGVAGRPNFSMLFIEKDLMNQMTGFGQQVLEVVARHGISYDHTPSGIDTMSVIIQDEQLDGKGELLVEDIQRIIEPDRVELIHGLALIATVGEGMSHRVGIAARLFTALADAGVNVRVIDQGASEINIIVGVEEADLETALVAIYRAFVK, encoded by the coding sequence ATGAAAAAAATTGTTTGTAAATTTGGTGGTTCATCGGTTGCTGATGCCGCACAGGTCGAGAAGGTCGTGTCTATCGTGCGGAGCGATGAACGCCGCTGTTTAGTCGTGCCTTCCGCACCGGGTAAGCGGTCTGATGACGATACAAAAATTACTGATTTGCTCTATCTGTGCCACGAACTCGCGAGACAAAATGTCGATTTTTCAGAGCCTTTTAACAAGATCAGTACGCGTTATTTGGATCTCTCAAAGGCTCTTAGTGTGTCGATTGATATGGAGGGATTACTCGCTGAAGTCGAGAGCAGAATAGCGGATGGCGCTGGGCGAGATTACGTGGCGTCGCGCGGCGAGTATTTGTGCGGGCGCATTTTGGCCGATGTTTTGGGCGCTGCGTTTGTCGATCCCGCCGAGGCGATTCTCTTTCGGACTGATGGACGCCTCGATAGCGATTCATATCGGCGACTGAGGTCGCATCTTTTAGACGAGCGGCTCTATGTTATTCCGGGATTTTACGGTGCGGATGCAAAGGGCGAGATCGTGACATTTTCTCGCGGTGGCTCGGATATTACCGGTGCGATTGTCGCCCGCGCAGTTGGGGCAGGAGTGTACGAAAATTGGACGGATGTATCCGGATTGCTCATGGCCGATCCCCGCCTGGTGCCCAATCCATTGCCCGTAGAGGAGATTACATATCGCGAGATGCGCGAGTTGGCCTATATGGGGGCCGATGTTTTGCACGACGAGGCGATGTTCCCAGTGCGCACAGCCGAGATTCCCATTCACATACGCAATACCAATCGGCCAGAGGATGCCGGCACGCTGATTTTGCCTGGTCGAGAGCTTACAGAGCGCATGATCGCCGGGGTTGCGGGGCGTCCCAATTTTAGTATGCTATTTATTGAAAAAGATCTAATGAATCAGATGACGGGGTTTGGGCAGCAGGTCCTGGAGGTGGTCGCACGACACGGAATCAGTTATGACCACACGCCATCTGGCATCGATACAATGTCGGTGATCATACAGGATGAGCAATTGGATGGCAAGGGCGAACTTCTCGTCGAAGACATTCAACGCATTATCGAGCCTGACCGAGTCGAACTGATCCACGGACTTGCGCTGATTGCGACAGTTGGGGAGGGAATGTCGCACAGGGTTGGCATTGCTGCGCGTCTGTTTACTGCGCTGGCAGATGCAGGTGTGAATGTGCGGGTGATTGATCAGGGGGCCTCAGAGATCAATATTATTGTGGGAGTCGAAGAAGCCGATCTCGAGACAGCACTGGTCGCTATTTATCGCGCTTTTGTAAAATAG
- a CDS encoding BCCT family transporter, with protein sequence MQIHEGLHDREYRRLFGLDIYLTPVFVIAGITIVAFVTGALVFQEAATEGFKNIREWLTANLDWFFIIAANLVVLFCFYVALSPLGKVRLGGVDAKPEYTYLTYLAMLFAAGVGIGLLFFGVAEPVYYYQNPPLGITPGTEDAVAVGIAATVFHWGLHGWAIYGVVGLALGYFAYNRGLPLTIRSAFYPLFGDRVWGWPGHIIDTFAIFAGLFGLATSLGLGVQQVTSGLNYLFDIPTNNTTMVVLIVVITSIALISVLTGINVGIKRLSQFNIILAFLLLLTVISLGPTLYIFRSIYAGLGSYFAQVVPLSNWIGREDVAFVRDWTTFYWAWWFAWAPFVGTFIARISKGRTVREFVVSVLLVPMLLCLLWFGTFSGTAFYQHIVDGYTGVTENVEAWKLEIALFKMFDKLPMATLLSSVAMLLTVVFFVTSSDSGSLILDTIAAGGKVDAPVAQRVFWCTIEGLVAIALLLGGGLSALQAASLTTGFPFAIVLLGMAVCVWMGLRSEVRESRG encoded by the coding sequence TTGCAAATACATGAAGGATTACATGATAGAGAATATCGCAGGCTATTCGGTTTGGATATCTACCTGACGCCAGTGTTTGTGATTGCCGGTATTACCATTGTCGCATTTGTCACTGGCGCTCTTGTTTTTCAGGAAGCCGCAACTGAAGGGTTTAAAAATATCCGCGAGTGGCTCACTGCGAACCTCGATTGGTTTTTTATTATTGCTGCCAATCTCGTCGTGCTCTTTTGCTTTTATGTGGCGCTATCGCCTCTTGGAAAGGTGCGCCTGGGCGGCGTAGATGCAAAACCCGAATACACCTATTTAACCTATCTTGCCATGCTCTTTGCGGCTGGCGTGGGCATAGGGTTGCTGTTTTTTGGGGTGGCAGAGCCGGTGTATTACTATCAAAATCCACCACTCGGCATTACGCCAGGAACTGAGGATGCCGTTGCCGTAGGGATAGCGGCGACGGTTTTTCATTGGGGGCTACACGGTTGGGCAATCTACGGCGTCGTTGGGCTTGCCCTGGGTTACTTTGCGTACAACAGGGGATTGCCCCTCACCATTCGCTCGGCGTTCTATCCATTATTTGGTGACCGCGTCTGGGGCTGGCCCGGACATATTATCGATACGTTCGCCATATTCGCGGGATTGTTTGGGCTTGCGACCTCCCTCGGTCTGGGGGTTCAGCAGGTTACTTCCGGATTAAACTATCTGTTTGATATTCCCACGAACAATACCACTATGGTGGTGTTAATTGTGGTGATTACGTCCATTGCACTTATATCGGTGCTGACGGGTATTAATGTCGGTATTAAGCGTTTGAGCCAGTTCAATATCATTCTCGCGTTTTTGTTGTTATTGACTGTTATCTCGCTCGGTCCAACGCTCTACATTTTTCGCAGTATCTACGCTGGTCTCGGCAGTTATTTCGCGCAGGTTGTACCGCTCAGCAATTGGATTGGGCGGGAGGATGTCGCCTTTGTGCGAGACTGGACGACTTTCTACTGGGCCTGGTGGTTTGCCTGGGCACCGTTTGTCGGTACGTTCATCGCCCGCATTTCAAAGGGGCGCACAGTGCGCGAATTTGTCGTCTCTGTGCTTCTGGTGCCAATGCTTTTATGCCTGCTGTGGTTCGGCACTTTTAGTGGCACGGCATTCTACCAGCACATCGTTGATGGCTATACCGGTGTAACTGAGAATGTCGAGGCGTGGAAGCTCGAAATCGCATTGTTCAAAATGTTTGATAAGTTGCCGATGGCGACACTGCTTTCATCTGTGGCGATGCTTCTGACCGTCGTGTTTTTCGTTACTTCGTCGGACTCCGGATCGTTGATTCTTGACACTATTGCAGCCGGGGGCAAGGTTGATGCGCCAGTTGCTCAGCGCGTTTTCTGGTGTACGATTGAGGGGTTGGTCGCCATAGCACTTCTGCTTGGTGGGGGCTTGAGTGCGTTGCAAGCGGCCTCGCTCACTACTGGTTTTCCATTTGCTATTGTGCTATTGGGAATGGCTGTCTGTGTGTGGATGGGGCTTCGCAGCGAAGTGCGGGAATCGCGCGGATGA
- a CDS encoding TonB-dependent receptor: MTFWRRFIPILVCTGLPFGLSEAQSVGNVTGTVTDATSGEKLEAVQVHIPTLKLGTVSDEQGRFTIQNVPVGTYQLKADLIGYASATVAVTVTGEQTTTVALQMALSALYLDEVVVTGTAFKESPISLTYAVAVVGREKMAEQGSPQAVDFFKNLGASHGVIGERNSWYNAGQATTLPENIANVNLRGLGASRTLVLFNGQRQVYVPARLIGGRFVDVNAMPSIAIDRIEVLKEGAGAIYGSDAVAGVANFLTRADFEGFEVSAAHNYFAGAGDTNFGAIWGGKFGNAHAVISAEWSGQQQLATEERDYLLLPWHGGGQRGGWSGIGNPGVFTLGAPAIWTADIHDRRCEEFGGVELSWTCRFRYQPWDNLIDKKQYIRAFAEINGSLDNGANYHIEGLLSESEIPDWLTTPSYPPIPLFHTTIMEVAPDHPGRRAFCEDQGNYAGSGSYDADKVAEACADEETNWYFNGRTFGNSGPGRTLARQSRTWRVAASADRDFKAFGGRDASFDVGLSYSHTSGNMNLPGIYNERLFLAFRGYGGPDCGVGVIADASSDAKMRLDPSTLSGKVPGQGNCMYFNPFNNAIEYSAQPGALYLDQRNPEYRPELANSPELREWLGAEEVNLESTADMIVADATLTGTWTENVWLNASYAAGYQFRRISAVGDPNDAGDVTINPCPVAGDRGCTERDKFGPYVFTNVHRPYEADQTVHRFFGEIPLSLGERVDLQLAANYEFHDVASSFDPKFGWRYQLSESPTHSAFLRGSVQTSFRTPSLDDVNESPLTTLEWVPQTSTYRGVDRIGSPDLKPEQAFTYNAGLALNTEAGFEATLDYWHYDFSDVIGAMPHSAIVNLYDEAATRDLVKQYIVCPDGIGTGTCTAAELDRILIDLVNWPGIKTSGFDVYLSTRMQAGPGQFTASLDGTYTLEYQTKALMLDDLELQPELDAVGYLNFDNPLVTSLPKLKSRISAAYHYKHYSMVSYLNYISSYEDRASEDLFPIIDAFVTWDASFLWNLSKGINIAISGRNLLDTRPPLVNVEQAYDGFTHDPKGRQLKLAVTYQFGR, from the coding sequence ATGACTTTTTGGCGCAGGTTTATTCCGATTCTGGTGTGCACGGGATTGCCTTTTGGCCTGAGCGAGGCTCAATCTGTTGGAAATGTTACTGGCACAGTGACCGATGCTACAAGTGGAGAGAAGTTGGAAGCGGTGCAGGTTCATATTCCAACCTTGAAATTGGGCACCGTGTCGGATGAGCAAGGCCGCTTTACTATTCAAAATGTGCCTGTTGGCACATATCAGCTGAAGGCCGATTTGATCGGCTATGCGAGTGCGACAGTAGCGGTTACTGTGACTGGGGAACAGACGACGACGGTTGCTTTGCAGATGGCGTTGTCCGCGCTTTACCTCGATGAAGTGGTGGTGACGGGTACGGCATTTAAGGAATCGCCCATCAGTTTGACCTATGCGGTCGCTGTGGTCGGGCGAGAAAAGATGGCAGAACAGGGGTCTCCACAGGCGGTTGATTTCTTCAAGAATCTGGGTGCGAGTCACGGCGTGATCGGAGAGCGAAACAGTTGGTATAATGCCGGTCAAGCCACTACACTTCCAGAGAACATCGCCAATGTGAACCTGCGTGGTCTGGGAGCTTCGCGCACCCTGGTGTTGTTCAATGGTCAGCGTCAGGTCTATGTTCCTGCGCGCTTGATCGGGGGGCGCTTCGTAGATGTAAATGCGATGCCTTCGATAGCTATTGACCGCATCGAAGTGCTCAAGGAAGGCGCGGGGGCGATCTACGGATCGGACGCTGTGGCTGGCGTTGCTAACTTCTTGACTCGCGCCGATTTTGAGGGCTTTGAGGTCTCGGCTGCCCACAATTATTTCGCCGGTGCTGGCGATACGAATTTTGGCGCGATATGGGGCGGCAAATTCGGCAATGCCCATGCCGTGATTTCGGCAGAATGGAGCGGTCAGCAGCAGTTGGCGACCGAAGAAAGAGACTATCTGTTGCTGCCCTGGCACGGTGGTGGGCAGCGCGGGGGATGGTCTGGCATTGGGAATCCCGGCGTCTTCACACTTGGGGCGCCGGCCATATGGACCGCGGATATCCACGACCGCCGCTGTGAGGAATTTGGGGGGGTGGAATTGAGTTGGACGTGCCGCTTCCGCTATCAACCCTGGGACAATCTGATCGATAAAAAGCAATATATCCGCGCTTTTGCCGAGATCAACGGTTCTCTGGACAATGGCGCGAATTACCACATTGAAGGGTTGCTGTCTGAATCCGAGATTCCCGATTGGCTCACAACGCCTTCTTACCCGCCCATCCCTCTGTTTCACACGACCATCATGGAGGTTGCGCCCGACCACCCAGGGCGGCGGGCATTTTGCGAGGACCAGGGAAACTACGCAGGAAGCGGTTCTTACGATGCGGACAAAGTAGCCGAAGCCTGCGCCGATGAAGAGACGAACTGGTATTTTAATGGGCGCACGTTTGGCAATTCAGGCCCCGGGCGCACGCTGGCGCGCCAGTCTCGCACCTGGCGCGTAGCCGCTTCTGCAGACCGCGATTTCAAAGCATTTGGTGGTCGGGACGCCAGTTTTGACGTGGGTCTTTCCTATTCCCACACCTCGGGGAACATGAATCTGCCGGGCATCTACAACGAACGCCTGTTCCTCGCCTTTCGAGGTTACGGCGGACCGGATTGCGGCGTGGGCGTGATCGCAGATGCTTCGAGTGACGCCAAAATGAGACTGGACCCGAGCACCCTCAGTGGCAAAGTGCCGGGGCAGGGCAACTGTATGTATTTCAATCCTTTTAATAATGCCATTGAGTATTCCGCCCAACCTGGCGCCTTATACCTGGATCAGCGCAATCCGGAATATCGCCCCGAACTTGCAAACAGCCCCGAACTGCGGGAATGGCTCGGCGCAGAGGAAGTCAATTTGGAGAGCACGGCGGATATGATCGTTGCCGATGCGACGCTGACTGGGACGTGGACGGAAAATGTCTGGCTCAACGCGAGTTATGCCGCCGGATATCAGTTTCGCCGAATCAGCGCGGTTGGCGATCCCAATGACGCGGGCGATGTCACCATCAATCCCTGCCCGGTTGCAGGCGATAGGGGATGTACTGAACGCGATAAGTTCGGTCCCTATGTTTTCACGAATGTGCATCGACCTTATGAGGCAGATCAGACGGTACATCGCTTTTTTGGCGAAATACCCCTGAGCCTGGGAGAGCGCGTTGATTTGCAACTCGCTGCGAACTACGAGTTCCACGATGTGGCGAGCAGTTTTGATCCCAAATTTGGATGGCGCTATCAACTCTCGGAATCTCCGACCCATTCCGCGTTTCTGCGTGGCTCGGTGCAGACGTCTTTTCGCACGCCATCGCTGGACGATGTCAATGAAAGCCCGCTGACAACGCTCGAATGGGTGCCGCAAACGAGTACATACCGTGGGGTAGATAGAATTGGTAGCCCCGATCTCAAGCCCGAGCAGGCGTTCACGTATAATGCGGGCCTTGCTTTAAATACAGAAGCTGGCTTTGAAGCAACGCTGGATTACTGGCACTACGATTTCAGCGATGTGATCGGCGCCATGCCCCACAGTGCAATTGTCAACCTCTATGACGAAGCCGCGACCAGAGATTTGGTGAAGCAATACATCGTATGTCCAGATGGTATTGGCACCGGTACCTGTACGGCTGCAGAACTCGATCGGATACTCATTGATCTCGTCAATTGGCCGGGGATCAAGACTTCGGGATTCGACGTGTATTTGAGCACCCGGATGCAGGCGGGACCGGGACAATTTACAGCCAGCCTGGACGGCACTTATACGCTCGAGTACCAAACAAAGGCTCTGATGCTGGACGATTTGGAGCTCCAACCCGAACTGGACGCCGTGGGCTACCTGAACTTCGACAATCCCCTCGTGACATCTTTGCCCAAATTGAAGAGTCGGATATCCGCAGCCTATCACTATAAACACTACAGCATGGTCAGCTACTTGAACTATATTTCGTCTTATGAAGATCGGGCGTCGGAAGATTTATTTCCCATTATAGACGCTTTTGTCACATGGGATGCCAGCTTTTTGTGGAATTTGTCCAAAGGCATCAACATCGCCATCTCCGGGCGAAATTTGCTCGATACCAGGCCGCCACTGGTCAATGTGGAACAAGCCTACGATGGTTTTACGCACGATCCCAAAGGTCGGCAGTTGAAGTTGGCGGTGACATATCAATTCGGACGTTGA
- a CDS encoding TonB-dependent receptor codes for MKFLSRYIPVLVCVGLLSGVVHAQSVGTITGTVTDAASGEKLEAVQVHIPILKLGVVSDEQGRFTIPNVPSGAHELRADLIGYASATVAITVTAGETVTVALQINPSALYLDEVVVTGTAFKEAPISMTYAVAVVGREKMAEQGSPQAVDFFKHLGASHGVIGERSSWYNAGQAATLTESIANVNLRGLGASRTLVLINSRRQTYVPARLIGGRFVDVNVIPSIAIDRIEVLKEGASAIYGSDAVAGVANFLTRSDFEGFEVSGAHEYIAGAGDTNIGAIWGKKLGNAHAVISAEWMGRQELPSTERDYLLQPWHGGGQRLGWSSLGNPGTFAIGAPAPWTAAIHAPRCEEFGGFRESWTCRFRYQQYENLVEEMSHMRAFAEINGTLDNGTDYHVEGLWAKAEIPNWYTTPSYPPFPLTDTSIMEVAPDHPGRQAFCENYGANPGDLYYDACQGGENWYFNGRPFGNSGPGRRLGRESSTLRMAASANGDFKAFGGRDAHFDVGLAYSRTAGNYNLPGVYIERLFLGFRGFGGPNCGVGVEADRTSLAGMRLGPLNGKVAGQGDCHYYNPFGNAIEFTDQHGSNFANSPNPDYRSGLENSPELREWLANQEVDLQSTSDMLVADATLTGTWTENVWLNASYAAGYQFRKLSATGDPNDPGDVTINPCPVPGDKGCSEEDKFGPYAFTNVNRPYSEDQTVHRFFGEIPLSLGERVDVQLAANYEFHDVASSFDPKFGWRVQLSESPTHSAFLRGSVQTTFRTPSLDDVNESPLSTLEWINQTGAYQTVDRIGSKDLKPEQAFTYNAGLALVTEAGFEATFDYWSYDFSDVIGAMPHGRITDLYADEANKSALKQFIVCPDGVGTGTCAASELERVRVDIVNWPGVKTSGIDVHLGTRIPAGIGQFAASLDGTYTLLYETKALMHGNLVLQDAADAAGYLNFGNPIATSLPKLKGRASAGYHWKTYSLVSYVNYISSYEDRGSMGSDNTTIRNLFGTIDSFVTWDVSFLWNVSRGVNIAFSGINLLGTRPPLVNIEQAYDGFTHDPKERRLKLGLTYQFGSL; via the coding sequence ATGAAATTCTTGAGCAGGTATATTCCGGTACTGGTATGTGTAGGATTGCTTTCTGGTGTGGTCCATGCGCAATCTGTTGGCACGATCACCGGCACAGTGACCGACGCTGCAAGCGGAGAGAAATTGGAAGCGGTTCAGGTCCATATTCCGATTTTGAAACTGGGTGTAGTGTCGGATGAGCAAGGCCGATTTACCATTCCAAATGTGCCTTCTGGCGCGCACGAACTGAGAGCCGATCTGATCGGCTATGCGAGCGCGACAGTAGCGATTACGGTGACGGCTGGAGAGACTGTGACGGTTGCGTTGCAGATAAATCCCTCTGCGCTCTACCTGGATGAAGTGGTGGTGACGGGTACGGCATTTAAGGAGGCGCCCATCAGCATGACGTATGCGGTTGCAGTGGTTGGGCGTGAAAAGATGGCGGAACAGGGGTCTCCGCAGGCTGTTGATTTCTTCAAGCATCTGGGTGCGAGTCACGGCGTGATCGGCGAGCGGAGTAGTTGGTATAATGCGGGTCAGGCTGCCACCCTTACAGAGAGCATTGCCAATGTGAACCTGCGTGGGTTGGGAGCTTCAAGGACGCTGGTTTTGATCAATAGTCGCCGACAGACCTATGTTCCGGCGCGCTTGATTGGTGGACGCTTTGTCGATGTGAATGTTATTCCCTCTATTGCCATCGACCGGATTGAGGTGCTCAAGGAGGGAGCCTCGGCTATATATGGATCGGATGCAGTGGCTGGCGTCGCCAATTTTTTGACCCGATCCGATTTTGAGGGTTTTGAAGTCTCAGGCGCCCACGAATATATCGCTGGTGCTGGCGATACAAATATAGGCGCGATATGGGGTAAAAAACTCGGCAATGCCCATGCGGTTATTTCTGCGGAATGGATGGGGCGCCAGGAGCTACCTTCTACAGAGAGAGACTACCTGTTGCAGCCGTGGCACGGCGGTGGGCAACGCCTTGGATGGTCGAGTTTGGGGAATCCCGGTACCTTTGCCATTGGTGCCCCAGCTCCCTGGACAGCAGCTATCCACGCCCCTCGTTGTGAGGAGTTTGGCGGTTTCCGGGAATCCTGGACTTGTCGCTTCCGCTATCAGCAGTATGAGAATCTGGTCGAAGAAATGAGTCATATGCGCGCTTTTGCCGAGATCAATGGTACTCTGGACAATGGTACGGATTACCACGTCGAGGGCCTTTGGGCTAAGGCCGAGATTCCCAATTGGTACACGACGCCTTCGTATCCTCCGTTCCCACTGACAGATACGAGCATTATGGAAGTCGCGCCCGACCACCCGGGGCGGCAGGCTTTTTGCGAGAATTACGGTGCAAATCCCGGCGATCTGTATTACGACGCATGTCAGGGTGGCGAGAACTGGTATTTCAATGGACGACCATTCGGGAACTCGGGACCAGGGCGCAGGTTGGGCCGCGAATCCAGCACTTTGCGCATGGCGGCTTCGGCAAATGGCGATTTTAAGGCGTTCGGCGGTCGAGATGCCCATTTTGATGTGGGGCTTGCTTATTCGCGCACTGCGGGAAATTACAATTTGCCGGGTGTGTACATTGAGCGGTTATTCCTCGGTTTTCGAGGTTTTGGGGGACCAAATTGCGGCGTTGGTGTGGAGGCAGATCGGACATCTCTTGCAGGGATGCGGCTCGGTCCGCTCAATGGCAAGGTAGCCGGCCAGGGTGACTGTCATTACTACAACCCCTTCGGCAATGCCATCGAGTTCACGGATCAACATGGCTCGAATTTTGCGAACTCGCCGAATCCCGATTACCGCTCTGGTCTTGAGAATAGTCCCGAATTGCGGGAATGGCTCGCCAATCAGGAAGTCGATCTACAGAGTACCTCGGATATGCTGGTTGCCGATGCGACGCTGACGGGAACATGGACAGAGAATGTCTGGCTCAATGCGAGTTATGCCGCCGGATATCAGTTCCGCAAGCTCAGTGCTACTGGCGATCCGAACGACCCGGGTGATGTGACCATCAACCCATGCCCGGTTCCGGGCGATAAGGGGTGCTCAGAGGAAGATAAGTTCGGTCCCTATGCGTTCACGAATGTGAATCGGCCGTACTCCGAAGACCAGACGGTACACCGCTTTTTTGGCGAAATTCCCCTGAGTCTGGGAGAGCGCGTTGATGTGCAACTCGCCGCGAATTACGAGTTCCACGATGTGGCGAGCAGTTTTGATCCCAAGTTCGGCTGGCGCGTGCAACTCTCGGAGTCTCCAACCCATTCAGCGTTTTTGCGCGGCTCGGTGCAGACGACATTTCGCACGCCATCGCTGGACGATGTAAATGAAAGTCCGTTATCGACACTCGAGTGGATCAACCAGACGGGGGCTTACCAGACAGTGGATCGAATCGGAAGTAAGGACCTCAAACCAGAACAGGCTTTTACCTATAATGCGGGTCTCGCGCTGGTTACAGAGGCAGGTTTCGAAGCGACTTTTGACTATTGGAGCTACGATTTCAGCGATGTCATCGGCGCTATGCCTCATGGCAGAATTACCGACTTATATGCCGATGAGGCTAATAAGAGTGCCCTGAAGCAATTTATTGTCTGTCCAGATGGGGTAGGCACTGGCACCTGCGCAGCTTCAGAACTCGAGCGGGTGCGGGTTGATATTGTCAACTGGCCCGGGGTCAAGACGTCGGGAATCGATGTGCATCTGGGTACGCGGATACCAGCGGGTATAGGGCAATTCGCGGCGAGCCTGGATGGCACTTACACGCTGTTGTATGAGACAAAGGCTCTGATGCATGGCAATCTGGTGCTCCAGGATGCGGCAGACGCTGCGGGGTACTTGAATTTTGGCAATCCCATTGCGACTTCGCTTCCCAAGTTGAAGGGGCGGGCATCGGCGGGCTACCACTGGAAGACCTATAGTTTGGTGAGTTATGTGAACTATATTTCGTCTTACGAGGACCGGGGATCAATGGGTTCCGATAATACGACAATTAGAAATTTATTCGGTACTATTGATTCGTTTGTCACCTGGGATGTAAGTTTTCTCTGGAATGTGTCCAGAGGGGTGAACATCGCGTTTTCTGGAATAAATCTGCTCGGCACCAGGCCACCACTGGTGAATATCGAACAAGCCTACGATGGCTTCACGCACGATCCCAAAGAGCGGCGGTTGAAGCTGGGCCTTACATATCAATTCGGGAGTTTATAA
- a CDS encoding NAD(P)-dependent oxidoreductase codes for MKILVTGSHGRVGGNLVKRLLAKGHDIRGFVYPGDASRAGKWKGIDEVEVVEGDLRDYEAVSRAVEGVDAVYHLAAAFASPHSHIEYLQINGLGTLHLLEAVREKVPNLQRFVYACTEAIYWKVDEAGRLFEQPISEDMVSATKAMPYFLTKWIGEELVMNYHVQYGVPSVVCRFATIFEPSEFLTEDGVPKFCTLRPPLERLRRQKNPTDEQRAQLASMEKAWGGGARVLVSRCPDGRSFKQEWADVRDIALGLSLSLDRDEAVGEAFTLGGMLIVWEDDVPKVADYLGVGYTEAIMPAPNFFEFDRTKTQNLLGYRAEHDLWSTLNTALAMQEGKDTDVVPTGVRYGRNPA; via the coding sequence ATGAAGATTCTCGTGACGGGATCACACGGAAGAGTAGGGGGCAATCTGGTCAAGCGTTTGCTCGCCAAAGGCCACGACATACGCGGCTTTGTCTATCCCGGTGATGCCAGTCGGGCGGGCAAGTGGAAAGGCATTGATGAAGTCGAAGTCGTAGAAGGCGACTTGCGCGATTACGAGGCGGTATCTCGTGCGGTTGAGGGTGTGGATGCCGTATATCACCTGGCAGCGGCTTTTGCAAGTCCGCATAGCCATATCGAATATTTGCAGATCAATGGGCTGGGCACACTCCATCTACTCGAAGCTGTGCGAGAGAAAGTCCCCAATTTGCAGCGTTTTGTCTATGCCTGTACAGAAGCGATATACTGGAAGGTTGACGAGGCCGGGCGTTTATTCGAGCAGCCAATTTCCGAAGATATGGTCAGCGCGACTAAAGCGATGCCCTATTTTTTGACTAAGTGGATCGGCGAAGAACTGGTGATGAATTACCACGTTCAATACGGCGTTCCGAGCGTTGTGTGTCGGTTTGCGACTATTTTTGAACCGAGTGAATTTTTGACCGAAGATGGTGTCCCCAAATTTTGTACCCTCAGACCTCCGCTCGAACGATTGCGACGCCAGAAAAACCCCACAGATGAACAGAGGGCGCAACTCGCGTCTATGGAAAAAGCATGGGGAGGTGGCGCGCGGGTTTTGGTTAGCAGGTGCCCCGATGGCAGGAGTTTTAAGCAGGAGTGGGCAGATGTGCGGGATATCGCCCTCGGCCTTTCTCTGAGTTTGGACCGCGATGAAGCCGTGGGCGAGGCATTTACCCTGGGCGGAATGCTCATCGTGTGGGAAGACGATGTCCCAAAAGTTGCCGATTATCTCGGTGTAGGCTATACAGAAGCGATCATGCCTGCGCCGAATTTTTTTGAATTTGATCGGACAAAAACCCAAAATTTGCTCGGCTATCGCGCCGAGCACGACTTGTGGAGCACGCTGAATACGGCTCTGGCGATGCAAGAAGGCAAAGATACAGATGTTGTTCCCACAGGTGTGCGATACGGACGAAATCCCGCATAA